In the Variovorax sp. S12S4 genome, one interval contains:
- a CDS encoding cysteine hydrolase family protein, producing MKSCLIVIDAQESFRQRAYWSEEVARPYFAAQNALIEGCAAAGIPIVRVFHVDEPAVASHPFAIESGLVRPIEGLAAFEAAATFTKHRHSALVNSGLDIWLTQQGIGRLIVSGIRTEQCCETTTRHASDLGWEVDYVTEATLTFDMVQPDGRPLAAADIKARTAAVLDGRFATVCTVDQALERAGALPAETAAA from the coding sequence ATGAAATCGTGTCTGATAGTGATCGACGCGCAGGAATCCTTCCGCCAGCGTGCCTACTGGTCCGAAGAAGTTGCGCGGCCTTATTTCGCCGCCCAGAACGCGCTGATCGAAGGCTGCGCGGCCGCCGGCATTCCGATCGTGCGGGTCTTCCATGTCGATGAGCCTGCCGTCGCAAGCCACCCCTTCGCCATCGAGTCGGGCCTGGTGCGGCCGATCGAAGGCCTGGCGGCATTCGAAGCCGCAGCCACATTCACCAAGCACCGCCACAGCGCGCTGGTCAACAGCGGGCTCGACATCTGGCTCACGCAGCAAGGCATCGGCCGGCTGATCGTGAGCGGCATCCGCACCGAGCAATGCTGCGAAACCACCACGCGCCATGCGTCCGACCTGGGCTGGGAAGTCGACTATGTGACCGAGGCCACGCTCACTTTCGACATGGTGCAGCCCGACGGCCGCCCGCTTGCCGCGGCTGACATCAAGGCCCGTACGGCGGCTGTGCTGGACGGCCGGTTTGCCACCGTCTGCACTGTGGATCAGGCGCTCGAACGCGCCGGCGCCCTCCCCGCCGAGACAGCGGCCGCATGA
- a CDS encoding AI-2E family transporter → MTKPLVVNIDTKPQPASRNVVLASYLLMPAALLLVMWQHLLPGLLCVCIGFLATRRFARLIGGGLGRARLPQARADVLARVLAVTLVLLAPIALISVGLSQAREYIVDAPDQYRELLDYTARTVLELRLKLPPEIAVYLPEGAAEVQRVVANYLRAQAGSLALAGRAWLGGLLFAYVGLIVGGLAAIAPPPLQRRPLAAQLYRRITIFGEAFGQIVAAQFWIAAFNTLLTAIFLLFLLPLWGPHLPYTPALITLTFVAGLVPIVGNLVCNAVITLVALSVSPITALACLVFLIIIHKAEYVINAKVVGSRTQMRVWELLAVMFVAEAVFGPAGLVAAPLFYAYLKKELQAAGLV, encoded by the coding sequence ATGACCAAACCGCTCGTCGTCAATATCGACACCAAGCCACAGCCCGCCTCGCGCAACGTGGTGCTGGCCAGCTACCTGCTGATGCCGGCCGCCCTGCTGCTGGTGATGTGGCAGCACCTGCTGCCCGGGCTGCTGTGCGTATGCATCGGCTTTCTGGCCACCCGCCGGTTTGCACGCCTTATCGGCGGCGGCCTCGGCCGGGCGAGGCTGCCGCAAGCCCGTGCCGATGTGCTGGCGCGGGTACTGGCGGTCACGCTGGTGCTGCTGGCGCCCATCGCGCTGATATCGGTGGGGCTGTCGCAAGCGCGCGAGTACATCGTCGACGCACCCGACCAGTACCGCGAACTGCTCGACTACACGGCCCGCACGGTGCTGGAACTGCGGCTCAAGCTGCCACCCGAAATTGCGGTCTACCTGCCGGAAGGAGCGGCCGAGGTGCAGCGCGTGGTCGCCAACTACCTCCGGGCGCAGGCCGGCTCGCTGGCGCTGGCGGGGCGCGCCTGGCTGGGCGGCCTGCTGTTTGCCTATGTGGGCCTCATCGTGGGCGGGCTGGCCGCCATTGCGCCGCCGCCGCTGCAGCGCCGGCCCCTGGCCGCGCAGCTCTACCGCCGCATCACGATCTTCGGCGAGGCGTTCGGGCAGATCGTTGCGGCGCAGTTCTGGATTGCGGCATTCAACACCCTGCTGACCGCCATCTTCCTGCTGTTCCTGCTGCCGCTCTGGGGGCCGCACCTGCCCTACACGCCGGCACTCATCACGCTGACCTTCGTGGCCGGCTTGGTGCCGATCGTGGGCAACCTGGTCTGCAATGCGGTGATCACGCTGGTGGCGCTGTCCGTCTCGCCGATCACGGCGCTGGCCTGCCTCGTATTCCTCATCATCATCCACAAGGCGGAATACGTGATCAACGCCAAGGTGGTCGGCAGCCGCACCCAAATGCGGGTGTGGGAACTGCTGGCGGTGATGTTCGTGGCCGAGGCGGTGTTCGGCCCGGCCGGGCTGGTGGCGGCGCCGCTTTTCTACGCTTACCTCAAGAAAGAGCTGCAGGCCGCCGGCCTGGTCTAG
- the purM gene encoding phosphoribosylformylglycinamidine cyclo-ligase, translating to MTSPTPTPLSYKDAGVDIDAGDALVDRIKPLAKKTLREGVLAGIGGFGALFEVPKRYKEPVLVSGTDGVGTKLKLAFEWNMHDTVGIDLVAMSVNDVLVQGAEPLFFLDYFACGKLDVDTAAAVIGGIARGCEISGCALIGGETAEMPGMYPAGEYDLAGFAVGAVEKSKILTGQNVKPGDVVLGLASAGVHSNGFSLVRKVIERAGADLPATLDGKPFRQAVMEPTHLYVKPVLEALAKHPIKALAHITGGGLLENIPRVLPEGTAAHLKKGSWPQTELFAWLQKVAGIDDIEMNRTFNNGIGMVVVIDAAEAAACAATLRTAGEAVYEIGTIAERGTGAAVVVG from the coding sequence ATGACTTCCCCTACGCCCACCCCGCTCAGCTACAAGGATGCCGGTGTCGATATCGATGCCGGCGACGCCCTGGTCGACCGCATCAAGCCTCTGGCCAAGAAGACCCTGCGCGAAGGCGTGCTGGCCGGCATCGGCGGCTTTGGCGCGCTGTTCGAGGTGCCCAAGCGCTACAAGGAGCCGGTGCTGGTGAGCGGCACCGACGGCGTGGGCACCAAGCTCAAGCTGGCCTTCGAGTGGAACATGCACGACACCGTGGGCATCGACTTGGTGGCCATGAGCGTCAACGACGTGCTGGTGCAAGGCGCCGAGCCCCTCTTCTTCCTCGACTATTTCGCCTGCGGCAAGCTCGACGTGGACACGGCCGCGGCCGTGATCGGCGGCATCGCCCGCGGCTGCGAAATCTCCGGCTGCGCGCTGATCGGCGGCGAAACCGCCGAAATGCCCGGCATGTACCCGGCCGGCGAGTACGACCTGGCGGGCTTTGCGGTCGGCGCGGTCGAAAAATCCAAAATCCTCACGGGCCAGAACGTCAAGCCCGGCGACGTGGTGCTGGGCCTGGCCTCGGCCGGCGTGCATTCCAACGGTTTCAGCCTGGTGCGCAAGGTGATCGAACGCGCGGGTGCCGATTTGCCCGCCACGCTCGACGGCAAGCCCTTCCGCCAAGCCGTGATGGAGCCCACCCACCTTTATGTGAAGCCGGTGCTCGAGGCGCTGGCCAAGCACCCGATCAAGGCGCTGGCCCACATCACCGGCGGCGGCCTGCTCGAGAACATTCCGCGCGTGCTGCCCGAAGGCACGGCGGCCCACCTCAAGAAGGGCAGCTGGCCGCAGACCGAGCTCTTCGCCTGGCTGCAGAAGGTGGCCGGCATCGATGACATCGAGATGAACCGCACCTTCAACAACGGCATTGGCATGGTGGTGGTGATCGACGCGGCCGAAGCCGCCGCCTGCGCCGCCACGCTGCGCACGGCCGGCGAAGCGGTGTACGAGATCGGCACCATCGCCGAGCGGGGCACCGGCGCCGCCGTGGTGGTCGGTTGA
- the hda gene encoding DnaA regulatory inactivator Hda — protein MKQLALDIGIATGPSFDAFFAGPNEAALRHLQLWVGGAGNSVPHSPVPTYLWGEGGSGKTHLLESVRVALREQGASVGWLHAGLLEPPEFDERWGAVLLDDVHLYTAVQQHAAFNWFVNAQTLQRGVVAAGALPPADLSLREDLRTRLGWGHVFHLQVLSESERRAVLRQAADARGVMLSDDVLDYMLHRFSRDLGSLMELLTQLDGYALQTQRAITIPLIRSMLENE, from the coding sequence ATGAAACAGCTCGCGCTCGATATCGGCATTGCGACGGGCCCCAGCTTCGACGCTTTTTTTGCCGGCCCGAACGAGGCGGCGCTGCGGCACCTGCAACTGTGGGTGGGCGGCGCCGGCAATTCGGTGCCGCACTCTCCTGTGCCCACCTATCTGTGGGGCGAAGGCGGCAGTGGCAAGACCCATCTGCTCGAATCGGTGCGTGTCGCACTGCGCGAGCAGGGCGCGAGCGTGGGCTGGCTGCACGCCGGCCTGCTGGAGCCGCCCGAGTTCGACGAGCGCTGGGGCGCGGTGCTGCTCGACGACGTGCACCTCTACACCGCCGTGCAGCAGCACGCGGCCTTCAACTGGTTCGTCAACGCGCAAACCCTGCAGCGCGGGGTGGTGGCCGCCGGCGCTTTGCCGCCGGCCGACCTGTCGCTGCGCGAAGACCTTCGCACCCGGCTGGGCTGGGGCCACGTGTTCCACCTGCAGGTGCTGAGCGAAAGCGAACGCCGCGCGGTGCTGCGCCAGGCGGCCGATGCGCGGGGCGTCATGCTGTCGGACGACGTGCTCGACTACATGCTGCACCGCTTCAGCCGCGACCTGGGCAGCCTGATGGAGCTGCTCACGCAGCTCGACGGCTATGCCTTGCAGACACAGCGCGCGATCACGATCCCGCTGATCCGATCCATGCTCGAAAACGAATAG
- the pcnB gene encoding polynucleotide adenylyltransferase PcnB — translation MIKKFIDKLLGKSAGGAQGKSRFGKRQEVPAEVHKIDPALVDERAKNVVTTLQQAGYEAYVVGGAVRDLLLGLRPKDFDVATNATPEQVKSLFRRAFIIGRRFRIVHVVYGRGREHEVIEVSTFRAYMDNAAAEQVAGNERTSKGELASMKHAVDASGRVLRDNVWGPQEEDAARRDFTVNAMYYDPANQIVVDYHNGIKDAQKLTLRMIGDPATRYREDPVRIIRAIRFSAKLAALGFKMEAKTAAPLVESSKLLADVPQSRLFDEMLKLLQTGHAIATVEQLRKLGLVTGIYPLLDVVVERADSPFVKAALQDTDRRVGEGKPVAPSFLLACVLWADVRDGWAQRIEGRHGQRPQPPFPALQDAIDDVFNARIGDVSGRGKLAGDMREIWMMQPRFDKRTGSTPYSLVEQARFRAAFDFMRLRADVGEVSEAIAEWWQEFSTADDVRRQDLLEQVRDEQKTRQRVRTRDPVAPKPRGEPAARQRQADAEPRQGDDEEEAEVEAGAVPPDGEAAAPRKRRRRRKPRTGGGGSSGGEGGGSAEGA, via the coding sequence ATGATCAAGAAATTCATCGACAAGCTGCTCGGCAAATCGGCCGGCGGCGCGCAGGGCAAGAGCCGCTTCGGCAAGCGCCAGGAGGTGCCTGCGGAGGTTCACAAGATCGATCCGGCCCTGGTCGACGAACGCGCGAAAAACGTGGTCACCACGCTCCAGCAGGCGGGCTATGAGGCTTATGTGGTGGGCGGTGCGGTGCGCGACCTGCTGCTGGGCCTGCGTCCGAAGGATTTCGACGTGGCCACCAACGCCACGCCGGAGCAGGTCAAGTCGCTTTTCAGGCGCGCCTTCATCATCGGCCGGCGCTTTCGCATCGTGCACGTCGTGTACGGCCGGGGCCGCGAGCACGAGGTGATCGAGGTCTCGACCTTCCGCGCCTACATGGACAACGCCGCCGCCGAGCAGGTGGCCGGCAACGAGCGCACCAGCAAGGGCGAACTTGCGAGCATGAAGCACGCGGTGGACGCCAGCGGCCGCGTGCTGCGCGACAACGTGTGGGGCCCGCAGGAAGAAGACGCGGCGCGCCGCGACTTCACCGTGAACGCCATGTACTACGACCCGGCCAACCAGATCGTGGTCGACTATCACAACGGCATCAAGGACGCGCAGAAACTCACGCTGCGCATGATCGGCGACCCCGCCACGCGCTACCGCGAAGACCCGGTGCGCATCATTCGCGCCATTCGCTTCTCGGCCAAGCTCGCGGCCCTGGGTTTCAAGATGGAAGCCAAGACGGCGGCCCCGCTGGTCGAGTCGAGCAAGCTGCTGGCCGACGTGCCGCAAAGCCGCCTGTTCGACGAAATGCTCAAGCTGCTGCAAACCGGCCATGCCATTGCCACGGTCGAGCAACTGCGCAAGCTGGGCCTTGTGACGGGGATCTATCCGCTACTCGATGTGGTGGTGGAGCGTGCCGATTCACCTTTCGTGAAGGCCGCCCTGCAGGACACCGACCGCCGCGTGGGCGAAGGCAAGCCCGTGGCGCCCAGCTTCCTGCTGGCTTGCGTGCTGTGGGCCGATGTGCGCGACGGCTGGGCCCAGCGCATCGAAGGCCGGCACGGCCAGCGCCCGCAGCCGCCTTTCCCGGCGCTGCAAGACGCCATCGACGACGTGTTCAACGCCCGCATCGGAGATGTGTCGGGCCGCGGCAAGCTCGCCGGCGACATGCGCGAGATCTGGATGATGCAGCCGCGCTTCGACAAGCGCACCGGCTCCACCCCCTACAGCCTGGTCGAGCAGGCGCGGTTCCGTGCCGCCTTCGACTTCATGCGGCTGCGCGCGGATGTTGGCGAAGTCAGCGAAGCCATTGCCGAGTGGTGGCAAGAGTTCAGCACCGCCGACGACGTGCGCCGGCAAGACTTGCTGGAGCAGGTGCGCGACGAACAAAAGACTCGCCAGCGCGTGCGCACGCGCGACCCCGTGGCGCCCAAGCCCCGCGGTGAACCGGCTGCCCGCCAGCGCCAGGCCGACGCCGAGCCGCGGCAGGGCGACGACGAGGAAGAAGCGGAAGTCGAGGCCGGCGCCGTGCCGCCCGATGGCGAAGCGGCCGCGCCGCGCAAGCGCCGCCGACGCCGCAAGCCGCGCACCGGCGGTGGCGGCAGTAGTGGCGGCGAGGGCGGCGGGAGCGCCGAAGGCGCATGA
- the folK gene encoding 2-amino-4-hydroxy-6-hydroxymethyldihydropteridine diphosphokinase, producing the protein MSTSDLPKDGKKSSKTSDKAKAAPPRAGGARPPPAGARKGPPGTPPARRAPARAPTSRPRGPREDYPTVQAFVAIGANLGDAEAAVKAAMTAIGALQRTQVTARSSLYRSEPVDAEGPDFINAVVAVRTGLDAEQFLVALQRLETQAGRERPFPNAPRTLDLDLLMHGNSVIDTPTLTLPHPRMRERAFVLKPLAEIAPDKVPRAALARVTGQVVKRIV; encoded by the coding sequence ATGAGCACGTCCGACCTGCCGAAGGACGGCAAGAAGAGTTCCAAGACCAGTGACAAGGCCAAGGCCGCTCCACCGCGCGCGGGCGGTGCCAGGCCCCCGCCGGCCGGCGCCAGGAAGGGCCCGCCCGGCACCCCTCCTGCGCGCCGTGCGCCTGCCCGCGCCCCCACGAGTCGCCCGCGCGGCCCGCGCGAGGACTACCCCACCGTGCAGGCCTTCGTCGCCATCGGCGCCAACCTGGGCGATGCCGAGGCGGCCGTGAAGGCCGCCATGACTGCGATCGGCGCGTTGCAGCGGACCCAGGTGACGGCCCGTTCATCGCTCTATCGCAGTGAGCCGGTGGATGCCGAGGGCCCCGATTTCATCAACGCCGTGGTGGCCGTGCGCACCGGCCTGGACGCCGAGCAGTTCCTCGTTGCGTTGCAGCGCCTCGAGACGCAGGCCGGCCGCGAAAGGCCATTCCCCAATGCGCCGCGCACGCTCGATCTCGACCTGCTGATGCACGGCAATTCAGTGATCGACACGCCGACGCTGACCCTGCCGCACCCCCGCATGCGCGAGCGCGCCTTCGTGCTGAAGCCGCTCGCTGAAATCGCGCCCGACAAGGTGCCGCGCGCTGCGCTGGCACGCGTCACAGGCCAGGTGGTCAAGCGCATCGTCTGA
- a CDS encoding trimeric intracellular cation channel family protein — protein sequence MLLYVLDLAGVAVFAVSGALGAGHAGLDWLGVVVIASVAAVGGGTLRDLLLDRHPVFWIRDTRYVYVILAAAALTIAWVHLMPLPEHALAVADALGLGLFAITGAQIAEERRLPAVIVILVGTMSGAAGGLLRDVLTARIPLLLSSGIYGSAAIAGIAAYLLLQAAGTPRRWAFHAGLLLIVVLRLGGIYGGWHLPVLRLPG from the coding sequence GTGCTGCTTTACGTCCTCGATCTCGCCGGTGTGGCGGTCTTCGCGGTCAGTGGGGCCCTGGGCGCCGGCCATGCGGGCCTCGACTGGCTGGGCGTGGTGGTGATCGCCTCGGTTGCGGCAGTGGGCGGCGGCACGCTGCGCGACCTGCTGCTCGACCGCCATCCGGTGTTCTGGATCCGCGACACCCGCTACGTCTACGTGATCCTGGCGGCAGCGGCGCTCACGATCGCCTGGGTGCACCTGATGCCGCTGCCCGAGCACGCGCTGGCCGTGGCCGACGCGCTGGGCCTCGGCCTGTTCGCCATCACGGGCGCGCAGATCGCCGAAGAGCGGCGCCTTCCGGCGGTCATCGTGATACTGGTCGGCACCATGAGCGGCGCCGCCGGAGGCCTGCTGCGCGACGTACTCACGGCCCGCATCCCGCTGTTGCTGAGCAGCGGCATCTACGGCTCGGCCGCCATCGCGGGAATTGCGGCCTATCTGCTCCTGCAGGCCGCCGGCACGCCGCGCCGCTGGGCGTTTCATGCCGGCCTGCTGCTGATCGTGGTGCTCCGGCTGGGCGGCATCTACGGCGGGTGGCACCTGCCAGTACTGCGTTTGCCGGGCTGA
- a CDS encoding DUF47 domain-containing protein, producing the protein MFGKLLPREGNFFEMFNQHAERIVEAARAFEQLVANYSDVHLREQYNRDVDNAERAADRVTHDVNRLIHKTFITPIDREQIHKLINTMDDVADLIQDSAETMALYDVRHMTDEIVRLTALSVKCCDRLKDAVKFLGKIADPAVAEATLKTCEEIDRLESDADRVMRSAMSKLFREEPDVREVIKLKAIYELLETITDKCEDVANVIEGIVLENS; encoded by the coding sequence ATGTTCGGCAAGCTGCTGCCCCGCGAGGGGAATTTTTTCGAGATGTTCAACCAGCACGCCGAGCGCATCGTCGAAGCGGCGCGGGCGTTCGAGCAACTCGTGGCCAACTACAGCGACGTGCACCTGCGCGAGCAGTACAACCGCGACGTCGACAATGCCGAGCGCGCGGCCGACCGCGTGACGCACGACGTCAACCGGCTCATCCACAAGACTTTCATCACGCCCATCGACCGCGAGCAGATCCACAAGCTCATCAATACGATGGACGACGTGGCCGACCTGATCCAGGATTCGGCCGAAACCATGGCGCTGTACGACGTGCGGCACATGACCGACGAGATCGTGCGCCTCACGGCCCTGAGCGTGAAGTGCTGCGACCGCCTGAAGGACGCCGTCAAGTTTCTCGGCAAGATCGCCGATCCGGCGGTGGCCGAGGCCACGCTGAAGACCTGCGAGGAAATCGACCGCCTCGAATCCGACGCCGACCGCGTGATGCGAAGCGCCATGAGCAAGCTGTTCCGCGAGGAGCCCGACGTTCGCGAGGTGATCAAGCTCAAGGCAATCTACGAGTTGCTCGAGACGATCACCGACAAATGCGAAGACGTGGCCAACGTGATCGAGGGCATCGTCCTCGAGAACTCCTGA